From the genome of Isachenkonia alkalipeptolytica, one region includes:
- a CDS encoding HDOD domain-containing protein, with the protein MTKVSMEVILKNIEEMPSWPVALQNVIRLTEDPQSDIKDLEREILKDQSLTTRVLKLSNSLHYGYPSKISTVSQAVILLGFNTIKNIVLASTVNTMYIKDLESYGLKKEDLWRQSQSGAIIARYLAKKIKYKKVEEAYIAGLLRDIGKVILDYHIKEDYQVILEKVEKENISFLQGEEAVLGFNHAEVGYRIATKWNLPEGLREAIAYHHRPQDALEYRELVSIVHVADAITMMLIENVGVEGLNYRFNSQALDNLGITEKALEEMIVEVSDLLVNEQREVF; encoded by the coding sequence ATGACAAAGGTGAGTATGGAAGTAATTCTGAAAAATATTGAAGAAATGCCGTCATGGCCTGTAGCACTGCAAAATGTCATTCGGCTAACGGAGGATCCCCAATCGGATATTAAGGACCTGGAAAGGGAAATCCTAAAGGATCAAAGTCTGACCACCCGGGTATTGAAGCTTTCAAATTCTTTGCACTACGGATACCCCAGCAAGATCAGCACCGTATCCCAGGCAGTGATTCTACTCGGTTTTAATACGATCAAAAACATCGTTTTGGCCAGCACCGTAAATACGATGTATATCAAGGATCTCGAGTCCTACGGCCTTAAAAAGGAGGACCTGTGGCGACAGTCCCAGTCCGGGGCTATTATTGCCCGGTACTTGGCAAAGAAAATCAAGTATAAAAAAGTGGAGGAGGCTTATATCGCCGGGCTCTTAAGGGATATCGGTAAGGTTATTTTGGATTATCACATAAAAGAGGATTATCAGGTGATTTTAGAGAAGGTTGAAAAGGAAAACATCAGCTTTTTACAAGGGGAAGAAGCGGTTTTAGGGTTTAATCATGCGGAGGTGGGATACCGGATAGCAACAAAGTGGAATCTGCCGGAGGGTTTGCGGGAGGCCATCGCCTATCATCATCGGCCCCAAGATGCCCTAGAATATAGGGAACTGGTGTCTATCGTTCACGTGGCTGATGCCATTACCATGATGCTGATTGAAAATGTAGGGGTAGAAGGATTGAACTACCGGTTTAACTCCCAAGCTCTGGATAACCTTGGAATTACAGAGAAAGCTTTGGAAGAGATGATCGTGGAGGTTTCTGATCTCCTGGTAAACGAACAGAGGGAGGTTTTCTAA
- a CDS encoding methylglyoxal synthase — MKYGYRIAKSNKTKKIALIAHDNRKQELIAWVKKHKTLLQPHELVGTGTTAKLLEKHTSLSVEGYKSGPLGGDQQVGAAIAEEEIDMLIFFWDPLEAQPHDPDVKALLRIAALYDIPVAPNKATADFILSSRLFNEVFERKIVTKERS; from the coding sequence GTGAAATACGGATACCGGATAGCGAAATCAAATAAGACCAAAAAGATCGCTCTGATCGCCCATGATAATCGAAAACAGGAATTGATCGCCTGGGTTAAAAAGCATAAAACCCTTCTTCAGCCCCACGAGTTGGTTGGCACAGGAACCACGGCCAAACTGTTGGAAAAGCATACATCACTTTCCGTTGAAGGATATAAAAGCGGCCCCTTAGGGGGAGATCAGCAGGTAGGCGCCGCCATTGCCGAGGAGGAAATCGATATGCTGATTTTCTTTTGGGATCCCTTAGAGGCTCAGCCCCATGACCCGGATGTCAAGGCGCTTTTGCGAATTGCCGCCCTATATGATATTCCCGTGGCACCGAATAAGGCCACGGCGGATTTTATTTTAAGTTCCCGTTTGTTCAACGAAGTTTTTGAACGAAAGATTGTCACAAAGGAAAGATCCTAG